The Mesorhizobium loti genome includes a region encoding these proteins:
- a CDS encoding ABC transporter ATP-binding protein, giving the protein MSRLELRHVRKAFDGLDVLADISLSVGAGEFVSILGPSGAGKSTLFQILTGAQHGEGEMFFDGAPLDDHGRHFAFMPQRDALMPWRRILDNTTLGLEVQGIRRKEARARVAPLFAEFGLAGFERHFPAQLSGGMRQRAALLRTVVQERDMLLLDEPFGALDTLTRTAMQRWLEQMWRHHRWTALLITHDVREAVFLSDRIYVLSARPARIVREIKVPLPRPRSLGGDAARQASALEAEILDIILNPNPSKGHDHD; this is encoded by the coding sequence ATGAGCCGGCTCGAGCTGCGGCACGTGCGCAAGGCGTTCGACGGGCTCGACGTGCTGGCAGACATTTCGTTGAGTGTCGGCGCTGGTGAGTTCGTCTCGATCCTCGGACCCTCGGGCGCCGGCAAATCGACGCTGTTCCAGATCCTCACCGGGGCGCAGCACGGTGAAGGCGAGATGTTCTTCGACGGCGCGCCGCTCGATGACCACGGCAGGCATTTCGCCTTCATGCCGCAGCGTGATGCGCTGATGCCTTGGCGGCGCATCCTCGACAACACGACGCTCGGGCTCGAAGTGCAAGGCATCAGGCGCAAGGAGGCGCGGGCGCGTGTCGCGCCGCTGTTTGCCGAGTTCGGGCTTGCCGGATTCGAGCGGCATTTTCCCGCGCAACTCTCGGGCGGCATGCGCCAGCGGGCGGCCCTGCTGCGCACCGTGGTGCAGGAGCGTGACATGCTGCTGCTCGATGAGCCGTTCGGTGCGCTAGATACACTGACCCGCACTGCCATGCAGCGCTGGCTCGAACAGATGTGGCGGCACCACCGCTGGACGGCGCTCTTGATCACTCACGACGTACGTGAAGCCGTGTTCCTGTCCGACCGCATCTATGTGCTGTCGGCGCGCCCGGCCCGCATCGTGCGTGAAATTAAGGTGCCGTTGCCGCGCCCGCGCAGCCTTGGCGGCGATGCCGCGCGGCAAGCAAGTGCGCTCGAGGCCGAAATCCTCGACATCATCCTCAACCCCAACCCATCCAAAGGACACGACCATGACTGA
- a CDS encoding ABC transporter substrate-binding protein, giving the protein MTDLTRRQALLLTLATGLPPIAGSGRAQAQSAAQKVTVALDWTVNTNHIGLFVARDKGFYREAGLEVEILPYSDTGAGTLVANRVADFGINGTISLFTQRTAGADLKGVYAVVQSETGRVVFNAARSEIKSPRNLDGLTYGGFGSAWENALISTIIRHDGGKGNFETVTLGTSAYEALANGSVDFTLEVSTWEGVEAELKGVKQRSFVYADYGVPDEHTTLISSSEAYLQANPKPAAAFVQATRRGYQFAVDSPDEAAALLIAANKDVLTNPALIEASLKALIDGHYLRSQSGAIGTMDPAKMDAIGDYLFASGILRDADGKVLTQRPDFAKYFSNSTLG; this is encoded by the coding sequence ATGACTGACTTGACGCGCCGGCAGGCCTTGTTGCTCACCCTTGCCACCGGCCTTCCGCCTATTGCCGGATCAGGGCGAGCCCAAGCACAATCGGCGGCACAAAAGGTCACCGTCGCCCTCGACTGGACGGTCAACACCAACCACATCGGACTGTTCGTCGCCCGCGACAAGGGTTTTTATCGCGAGGCCGGACTCGAGGTCGAAATCCTGCCCTACAGCGATACCGGTGCGGGCACGCTGGTCGCAAACCGCGTCGCCGATTTCGGTATCAACGGCACCATCAGCCTGTTCACCCAGAGGACCGCCGGGGCGGACCTGAAGGGCGTCTATGCGGTGGTGCAATCCGAAACCGGTCGCGTGGTGTTCAATGCGGCACGCAGCGAAATCAAAAGCCCGAGGAACCTCGACGGCTTGACCTATGGCGGCTTCGGCAGTGCCTGGGAAAACGCGCTGATTTCGACCATCATCCGCCACGATGGCGGCAAGGGCAATTTCGAGACGGTGACGCTCGGCACCTCGGCCTATGAGGCGCTGGCCAATGGCTCGGTCGATTTCACGCTCGAAGTCTCGACCTGGGAGGGTGTCGAAGCCGAACTCAAGGGCGTCAAGCAGCGTAGCTTCGTCTATGCCGATTACGGCGTGCCTGACGAGCACACCACACTGATCTCTTCGAGCGAAGCCTATCTCCAGGCAAACCCCAAGCCTGCGGCCGCTTTCGTCCAGGCGACGCGGCGCGGCTACCAGTTCGCCGTGGACAGTCCCGATGAGGCGGCAGCGCTGCTGATCGCGGCCAACAAGGATGTGCTGACCAATCCGGCCTTGATCGAGGCTTCGCTGAAAGCGCTGATCGACGGCCACTATCTACGCAGCCAAAGCGGCGCCATCGGGACGATGGATCCGGCCAAGATGGATGCGATCGGCGACTATCTCTTCGCCTCCGGCATTTTGCGCGATGCCGATGGCAAAGTTCTGACGCAACGCCCTGATTTTGCAAAGTATTTCAGCAATTCGACTCTGGGGTAG
- a CDS encoding isoprenylcysteine carboxylmethyltransferase family protein: protein MFALLISKSETLSQVKDDRILSAARKREILVDLREGFFRICALAFAGMFVYRGVYHLMLDPTRLNVALVAISEILTFTWLLLSRRPTVRDWNPLTVVVSVIASFGVGFIDLEPGVAIIPVYVAAPLQFLALWFVIWGKMSLGRSFAILPGNRGVMTGGAYRLVRHPIYAGYLAGHVLFLLSAFSFYNLAVYAVITFFQVHRILREEALLAATPEYRDYMKRVHYRLFYGIV, encoded by the coding sequence GTGTTTGCCTTGCTCATATCAAAAAGTGAAACCCTTTCGCAGGTCAAAGACGACAGGATTTTGTCCGCAGCCCGAAAGCGCGAAATCCTGGTCGACTTGCGCGAAGGCTTCTTTCGTATCTGCGCGCTGGCTTTCGCGGGGATGTTCGTCTACCGCGGTGTATACCACCTTATGCTCGATCCGACCCGCCTCAACGTGGCGCTGGTGGCGATTTCCGAGATTCTGACCTTTACCTGGCTGCTTCTGTCGCGGCGGCCGACGGTTCGCGACTGGAACCCGCTTACGGTGGTTGTCTCCGTGATCGCCAGCTTCGGTGTCGGCTTCATCGATCTGGAACCGGGCGTGGCCATCATCCCGGTCTATGTTGCGGCGCCGCTGCAGTTCCTGGCGTTGTGGTTCGTGATCTGGGGAAAGATGTCGCTGGGGCGTTCGTTCGCCATTCTGCCGGGCAATCGCGGGGTGATGACCGGCGGCGCCTACCGCCTGGTGCGGCATCCGATCTATGCCGGCTACCTTGCCGGCCATGTGCTGTTCCTGCTATCGGCCTTTTCCTTCTACAATCTTGCCGTCTACGCGGTGATCACCTTCTTCCAGGTGCATCGCATCCTGCGCGAAGAGGCGCTGCTGGCCGCAACACCGGAATACCGGGACTATATGAAACGCGTCCACTACAGGCTGTTCTACGGGATCGTCTGA
- a CDS encoding DUF3309 family protein, translated as MSLGTILIIILIIALLGGFSGLGGGPFYGTGYYGGGGLGLVLLILIVLVVLGRI; from the coding sequence ATGAGCTTAGGAACCATTCTCATCATTATCCTCATCATTGCGCTGCTCGGTGGCTTCAGCGGCCTCGGCGGCGGCCCTTTCTACGGAACCGGCTATTATGGCGGCGGCGGTCTTGGGCTCGTACTGCTCATCCTCATCGTGCTTGTTGTGCTTGGGCGGATCTAG